A stretch of the Thermus thermophilus genome encodes the following:
- the gcvH gene encoding glycine cleavage system protein GcvH, with amino-acid sequence MDIPKDRFYTKTHEWALPEGDTVLVGITDYAQDALGDVVYVELPEVGRTVEKGEAVAVVESVKTASDIYAPVAGEIVEVNLALEKTPELVNQDPYGEGWIFRLKPRDMGDLDELLDAGGYQEVLESEA; translated from the coding sequence ATGGACATACCCAAGGACCGCTTTTACACCAAGACCCACGAGTGGGCCCTGCCCGAAGGGGACACGGTGCTCGTCGGCATCACCGACTACGCCCAAGACGCCCTCGGGGACGTGGTCTACGTGGAGCTACCCGAGGTGGGCCGGACGGTGGAGAAGGGCGAGGCCGTGGCCGTGGTGGAAAGCGTCAAGACCGCCTCCGACATCTACGCCCCCGTGGCCGGGGAGATCGTGGAGGTCAACCTCGCCCTGGAGAAGACCCCTGAGCTCGTCAACCAGGACCCTTACGGGGAGGGCTGGATCTTCCGCCTGAAGCCCAGGGACATGGGCGACCTGGACGAGCTCTTGGACGCCGGGGGCTACCAGGAGGTCCTGGAAAGCGAGGCCTAG
- the gcvT gene encoding glycine cleavage system aminomethyltransferase GcvT, whose protein sequence is MKKTPLYEAHLRLGARMVDFAGYLLPLQYTSILEEHLAVRRAAGVFDVSHMGEFLVRGEEALAFLQWATANDAGKLKVGRAQYSMLPNERGGVVDDVYLYRLGEEEYLMVVNAANIAKDLAHLQALAKGFRVELEDASERTALLALQGPKAASLLQGLTDLDLSQKRKNDVFPARVAGRPARLARTGYTGEDGFELFLAPEDAEPVFLALVEAGARPAGLGARDSLRLEAGFPLYGHELTEETNPLCTPWAWVVKLDKDFLGKEAMRAQACRERLVGLVLETGIPREGYRVLSGGRPVGRVTSGGYSPLLQKGIALAYVEEGAEGPFAVEVRGRAVPAALSPLPFVPLK, encoded by the coding sequence ATGAAGAAGACCCCGCTTTACGAGGCCCACCTTCGCCTGGGCGCCCGGATGGTGGACTTCGCCGGGTACCTCCTTCCCCTCCAGTACACCTCCATCCTTGAGGAGCACCTGGCCGTGCGCCGGGCGGCCGGGGTTTTTGACGTGAGCCACATGGGGGAGTTTCTGGTCCGGGGCGAGGAGGCTTTGGCCTTCCTCCAGTGGGCCACGGCAAACGACGCGGGCAAGCTCAAGGTGGGAAGGGCCCAGTACTCCATGCTCCCCAACGAGCGGGGCGGGGTGGTGGACGACGTCTACCTCTACCGCTTGGGGGAGGAGGAGTACCTCATGGTGGTGAACGCCGCCAACATCGCCAAGGACCTCGCCCACCTCCAGGCCTTGGCCAAGGGGTTCAGGGTGGAGCTTGAGGACGCCTCCGAGAGGACCGCCCTCCTCGCCCTCCAGGGCCCTAAGGCGGCCTCCCTCCTCCAGGGGCTTACCGATCTGGACCTTTCCCAGAAGCGGAAGAACGACGTCTTCCCCGCCCGGGTGGCGGGCCGGCCCGCCCGCCTCGCCCGCACGGGGTACACGGGGGAGGACGGGTTTGAGCTCTTCCTCGCCCCGGAGGACGCCGAGCCCGTCTTTCTGGCCCTGGTGGAGGCCGGGGCCAGGCCCGCGGGCCTTGGGGCCCGGGACTCCTTGAGGCTCGAGGCGGGCTTCCCCCTCTACGGCCACGAGCTCACCGAGGAGACCAACCCCCTCTGCACCCCCTGGGCCTGGGTGGTGAAGCTGGACAAGGACTTTTTGGGCAAGGAGGCCATGCGGGCCCAGGCCTGCCGGGAAAGGCTCGTCGGGCTGGTGCTGGAGACGGGCATCCCCCGGGAGGGCTACCGGGTGCTCTCCGGGGGCCGCCCCGTGGGCCGGGTGACGAGCGGGGGGTATTCGCCCCTGCTGCAGAAGGGCATCGCCCTCGCCTACGTGGAGGAGGGGGCGGAAGGGCCTTTTGCGGTGGAGGTCCGGGGCCGGGCGGTCCCCGCCGCCCTTAGCCCCCTCCCCTTTGTGCCGCTAAAATAG
- the gcvPA gene encoding aminomethyl-transferring glycine dehydrogenase subunit GcvPA, which yields MDYTPHTEEEIREMLRRVGAESLEDLFAHLPKEVLNPPIDLPEPLPEWKVLEELRRLAAQNLPAHKAFLGGGVRSHHVPPVVQALAGRGEFLTAYTPYQPEVSQGVLQATFEYQTMIAELTGLEVANASMYDGATALAEGVLLALRETGRMGVLVSQGVHPEYRAVLRAYLEAVGAKLLTLHLEGGRTPVPAVGEEVGAVVVQNPNFLGALEDLGPFAEAAHGAGALLVAVADPLSLGVLKPPGAYGADIAVGDGQSLGLPMGFGGPHFGFLATKKAFVRQLPGRLVSETVDVEGRRGFLLTLQAREQYIRRAKAKSNITTNAQLTALMGAMYLAALGPEGLREVALKGVEMAHKLHALLLEVPGVRPFTPRPFFNEFALALPKDPEAVRKALAERGFHGATPVPKEYGEGLALFAATELHEEEDLLAFREALREVLA from the coding sequence ATGGACTACACGCCCCACACGGAGGAGGAGATCCGGGAGATGCTCAGGCGGGTGGGGGCGGAATCCCTGGAGGACCTCTTCGCCCACCTGCCCAAGGAGGTCTTGAACCCTCCCATAGACCTTCCCGAGCCTCTGCCCGAGTGGAAGGTCCTGGAGGAGCTGAGGCGCCTCGCCGCCCAGAACCTCCCCGCCCACAAGGCCTTCCTGGGCGGGGGGGTGAGGAGCCACCACGTGCCCCCCGTGGTCCAGGCCCTGGCCGGGCGGGGGGAGTTCCTCACCGCCTACACCCCTTACCAGCCCGAGGTGAGCCAAGGGGTTCTGCAGGCCACCTTTGAATACCAGACCATGATCGCCGAGCTCACGGGGCTGGAGGTGGCCAACGCCTCCATGTACGACGGGGCCACGGCCTTGGCCGAAGGGGTCCTCCTCGCCCTCAGGGAGACGGGGAGGATGGGGGTTTTGGTCTCCCAGGGGGTCCACCCCGAGTACCGCGCGGTGCTTCGGGCCTACCTCGAGGCCGTGGGGGCCAAGCTTTTGACCCTCCACCTGGAGGGGGGAAGGACCCCCGTGCCCGCGGTGGGGGAGGAGGTGGGGGCGGTGGTGGTCCAGAACCCCAACTTCCTGGGCGCCCTGGAGGACCTTGGGCCCTTCGCCGAGGCGGCCCACGGCGCAGGGGCGCTCCTCGTGGCCGTGGCCGATCCCCTCTCCTTGGGGGTGCTCAAGCCCCCGGGGGCCTATGGGGCGGACATCGCCGTGGGGGACGGGCAGAGCCTCGGCCTTCCCATGGGCTTCGGCGGCCCCCACTTCGGCTTTCTCGCCACCAAAAAGGCCTTCGTGCGCCAGCTTCCGGGGAGGCTCGTCTCCGAGACCGTGGACGTGGAGGGAAGGCGGGGCTTCCTCCTCACCCTCCAGGCCCGGGAGCAGTACATAAGGCGGGCCAAGGCCAAGAGCAACATCACCACCAACGCCCAGCTCACCGCCCTCATGGGGGCCATGTACCTTGCGGCCTTGGGGCCCGAGGGGCTTAGGGAGGTGGCCCTGAAGGGCGTGGAGATGGCCCATAAGCTCCACGCCCTCCTCCTGGAGGTCCCGGGGGTCAGGCCCTTCACCCCCAGGCCCTTCTTCAACGAGTTCGCCCTGGCCCTCCCCAAGGACCCCGAGGCGGTGCGGAAGGCCTTGGCGGAACGGGGTTTCCACGGGGCCACCCCGGTGCCCAAGGAGTACGGGGAGGGGCTTGCCCTCTTCGCCGCCACCGAGCTTCACGAGGAGGAGGACCTCCTGGCCTTCCGGGAGGCCCTTAGGGAGGTTTTGGCATGA